The Pelagibius sp. CAU 1746 genomic sequence CATCGCCTTTGCGGTGCCGAGGGGCACGGAGGATGCGCCGGCCCTGGTGATCGACCAGTCGTCGTCCTCCTCTTCGCTCGCCAAGCTCCGCGAATACGCAGAGGCGGGGCGCGAGATCCCGGAGGGCTGGGGACTCGACCCGGCGGGCCACCCCACCACCGACGCCCGCGCCGCCCTGGCCGGCAGCCTGTTGCCCTTCGGCGGTGCGCGCGGCGCCAACATCGCGCTCATGGTGGAGATGCTGGCGGCGGGCCTCACCGGCGCCAACTGGTCGAAGGACGCGCCGGCCTTCAACAAGGGGGCGAAGTCGCCGGGTGCGGGCCTCTTCGTTCTCGCGGTCTCCCCGGTCTCCGGCTTCCATGCGCGCCTGCACGACTGGTTCGAGGCGGTGCAGGCCGACGAGGGCGTCCACCTGCCCGGCCTCGCCAAGGGCGAAGCCCTGCACCACGCCCGCCACCGCGGCTTCGCCGTCGACGCCGAGCTGTGGACGCGGGTGAAGGCGCTGGCTTAGGCCTTCACGTGCAATCTCTATTGAGGGCGTAATCCGGAGGGAAGGGATTCGGCCTTCACCTCCATCCCGGCCTTCTCCCTTCAAAGGGGGAAGGCGAGTTCTCTTGCCGCCGCAAACTCTTTCCCCTTCGCCCCCGATGGGGGAGGGTCAGGGTGGGGGTGACACCCGCTCCGCAGGAAAGCTGCCAGCCGGACCTTCGGTCCAGTTGGCTAGCGGATCTGGAAGCCGACTTCCGCGGTGTCGCCGATCCCCGTGTTGCGCTGGACGATATCGGCCAGGCTGCCGGTGTTCTCGATGATCGTCAGGCCTTCCGGCGAGAAGGTCTCTGCATTGTAGACCGCTTCGGCGAGCAGCGGGTTGGTCAGGGCCTGGGTGAAGGCGTCGTTGGCCACCATGGTCTTCAGGAGATCGCCCATCATCTCCTTGTCGTCGTAGCCCTCGGCGAAGATGCCGACGAACCATTCCAGCTTGTCGATGTCGCCGTAGGCGTCCTTCAGCTTGGCGGCCAGCGCCGGGTCGCGGGTCAGCTCCTCGAAGCTCTGCGCCGGCTTCTTGCCGTAGTAGCCGCGGTAGGCGTTGTAGGGCGCCAGCTCGCAGCGCCGCGCCATGGCGAGACTGCTTTCCTTCACCTTCATGAGGAAGTCCGGCGTGTTGCCCAGGGCGATCTTGCCGGCAAGCTGGTGGGAAGCCTCGCGGCAAACCCGGTCGATGCCGGTCTCCAGCAGCCAGGCGTTGCCGTGCCGCAGGGCGCTGGAATCGCGTGTTTCGCCGTTGAAGCTGACGGTGGAGGGGATGAGGTCGTGCCAGCGGTAGAGCAGGGCGAACTCCACCGCGATCCAGTTGGTGCGGTACCAGCGCTCCTTCTCCGCCATGCCGGGGACGGCCATCAGCGGGAAGTCCGCGGGCGCGATGTGCACGATGTAGTCGCCGATGACGATCTTCAGCAGCAGCACGATGCAGATGTTGCGCGTGGTCTGGAACAGGCGCTCGTCGTCCCAATCCGGATGCGCCTTCTGCAGCTCCCCGGCGATGCGGTTGTGCTCGCGCAGGAAGAGGGTGTTCATCAGCGTGTTGCCGAGGGTCGAGTTGCCGTGCTCCAGCCCGACGGCGAAGCTGGTCTTCTTGTGGGCGTCGTCGGCGTTGGCGAAAACGCGGTTGAAGTTGTCTTCGCTGTAGAGTTTCTCGAACTCCGGGCGCAGCTGCACTTGTCCGTCGCGCTCCTCGAACAGCGGCGCGGGAAAGATTTCGCCGTCGATCGTCTGGCTCTTCAGGCGGCCGCCTTCGAAGCTACGCAGCATGGCGGTCTGCGCTTCGGTGATGCCGTAGATCTGGCAGAGATCGATTTCGTGGTTGCTCTCGTTCTCGGAGAAGTCCTGCTCGTCCGGCTTCTTCCACTTGGTGCGCAGGAAGCTGTCGGTAAACCACTGCGCGAAGAAGGGGAAGAGCAGGCTGGTGTCGCGGGCGCGCAGGTCGCTGGTTTTCGCGAACAGCTTCAGCACCTCGTCCTGCGGCGGCAAGGCGGCGTTGTAGGCGGCTGCGGCCGGCAGATGGCGGCCGGAAAACCGCCGGTCGGTCAGTCCGCGCCAGGTGGTATAGGACGCCGCCATGGAGAAGGGGCGCGGGCGCGGTCCGGTAGCGTAGGCGTAGGTGTTGATAAGGCGCTTGTTCAGCAGGCGGTGCAACGGCGGCACGGCGGTGACGGCCTTCAGGGCCGCGCCGAGCAGCCGGTCCTTGAGGGAGGTCTGTTTTTCGCTGCCGGCCATCTTGTTTTCCCCTTTTGCCTTGAGCCCTCCGTTATGGAAAGTGCCGCGGTGGCGGGCAATCGCAATTCGGGGGCAGGGCGCAGGGTATAGGGCGAGATTCCAGGCGGTGGCGCATCGGCGCGCGCCGTTAGTCCCAAGGCACTGGCGATCCAGCGCGACGCGCCCCTTGCGGGCGGCAACCTTCTGCGCGGGAGCGCCGTGCAGAGCGCGGGCCTCGACGATCAATTCACCTTCGACCGGATCCCGTCCGCAGGGCCCCGGTGACCTCTACGCCGGGCACTGAAGCGGCAGGACGGCTGCGGCAGAAAAAAAACCCCTCCCGCGCTGACCGCGGGAGAGGCTTTTTCACTCGATGGTGATGCCTCAGTCGTTGCCGCTTTTCGGCAGGCCGAAGTTTTCCAGCGAGAAGGGATTGTCCGGGTCGCCGGCGGGCTCGGGCGCGGCGGCCTCTTCCTGCTCGTACTCCGGCTTCGGCAGGGTGATGCCGGCCTTCTCGGCGGCCTTGCGGGCCTTCTCCACGGCGGTGTTGAGGTCGCCCTGGCTGCACAGGCCCAGCAGCACGGGATCGCGCGGGCGGATGTTCGGCGAGTTCCAGTGGCTGCGGTCGCGCACCGCCTGGATCGTGGTCTTGGTGGTGCCGATCAGGCGGGCGATCTGGGAATCCTTCAGCTCCGGATGGTGGCGCACCAGCCAGGCGATGCCGTCCGGCTTGTCCTGGCGCTTGGCCACCGGCGTGTAGCGCGGGCCTTTGGTCCGTTTGGACGGCTGCGGCAGGTTGCTCTTGGCCATGGCCAGGCGCGCCGAAGCGTCTTTCTCGCAGCGCTCGATCTCCGCGCGGGTCAGCTCGCCGCTGGCGATCGGGTCCATACCCTGGATCCCCACGGCCACCTCGCCGTCGGCGATGCCCTGCACTTCCAGGGCATGCAAGCCGCAGAAATCGGCAACCTGCTCGAAGGTCAAGCCGGTGTTGTCGATCAGCCAGACGGCCGTCGCCTTCGGCATGAGCGGTAGTGACATCAGATAATCCTCCTTCCATCCGACCGGCGGCAGTTCCCTGCGCCCGGCCGGCGGCACGTTATTCATGCCGACGTGGGAATACCCCCAATATAGGGCCCCGCCAAGCGCGAATAAAGCTCGGGGCCGCGGTTTGCCCGGAAATTCTCCCGCGGGGTCAGCGGGGCGCCCCTAAGGCGCTGAATCCCGCGGTTTTTCAGTCCAAAGTCAGGACGATCTTGCCGATATGGCTGGAGGATTCCATCAGCTCGTGGGCCTTGGCGGCCTCGGCCAGGGGGAAGCTGGCGGCCATGACCGGGGCGATCTTCCCGGCCTCCAGCAGGGGCCAGACCTTCGCCTTCAGGGCCTCGGCCAGGGCGGCTTTCACGGCCACCGGGCGGGCGCGCAGGGTGGAGCCGGTGATGGTCAGGCGCTTCATCATCACGGCGGCGAAGTTGACCTCCGCCTTGGGTCCGTCCAGGAAGGCGATGAAGCTCAGCCGCCCGTCCGTCGCCATGGCCTTGATGTCGCGGGGGATGTAGCTGCCGCCCACCATGTCCAGGATGACGTCGACGCCCTTGCCGTCCGTCGCTGCCTTGACCACCTCGACGAAGTCCTCCTCGCGGTAGTTGATGGCACGGTCGGCGCCCAGATCCTCGCAGGCCTTCACCTTTTCCGCCGACCCGGCGGTGGCGAAGACGGTGCAGCCGAAGGCCTTGGCGAGCTGGATCGCCGTGGTGCCGATGCCCGAGGTGCCGCCGTGGACCAGGAAGCTCTCGCCGGGCTTGAGGGCGGAACGCTCGAAGACGTTCACCCAGACGGTGAAGAAGGTCTCCGGCAGGGCCGCGGCCTGTGCCAGGGAGTAGCCCTTGGGGACCGGCAGGCACTGGGGCGCCGGCGCCAGGCAATACTCGGCATAGCCGCCGCCGGTCACCAGGGCGCAGACCTGCTCGCCCAGCTTCGGCGCGCTGACGCCGGCGCCCAGGGCCACGACCTCGCCGGCGATCTCCAGGCCGGGAATGTCGGAGGCGCCCGGCGGCGGCGGATAGCTGCCCTGGCGCTGCAGGCAGTCGGGCCGATTGACCCCGGCCGCCGCCACCTTGATCAGCACCTCGCCCTCGCCCGGCTGGGGGACCGGCCGCTCGGCCGGCTTCAGCACCTCCGGGGCGCCGGCCTCGCTGATCTCGATCACCTTCATAGTTGCGGGCAGGCTCTGGCTCATGGGGGCGGCTCCTTCATTTTGGGGCTTGCGGTGCGGGGGATGAATCGCCTTCCTAGGGAGGGATTTAGTATAGTGCCTCCGGGCAATTGAAAAGGGGCCGGGAGGCCCTGAAGCGCCGCCGGCCTTCGGGCGGGACCGGCGGAAAACTGCGGAATGGACCGCGAGACTGGGAGGCAGTGCCCCATGGATGTGGACGACCTGGAGCCGCGCAAGCAGCGCCCCAAGCCCAAGGATCTGGAGAGCCTGGGCGTCGAGGAACTGGAGGAGTACCTGGCCGAACTGGAGGCCGAGGCCCAGCGTGTGCGCGACAAGATCGCCGCCAAGAAGAGTTATCTGAGCGGTGCGGACTCCCTCTTCAAGAGTTGAGGCGGGGGGCGGCCAGCGGGCCGGCCGCCTGCGCACGGCCGTGCAGATCGGCCTGGCGTTGGCCGTCTGCGTGGTCGTCGTCCTGCTGACCCGTACCTGGGCCGAGGATCTTTTTCTGGAGCAGACCCGCGACCGCGCTTCGGCGAAGCTGGACCTCTACGCCAGCAACCTTTCCGGGGCGCTGGCCAAGTACCAGACCATCCCCAGGCTGCTGGCGCTCCACCAGGATGTCGTGGAGCTTTTCCGTTCTCCGGACGATCCCGCCACGCGCCAGCGCGCCAATCTGATGACCGAGACGGTGAACCTGCTGACCGGCGCCGAAGACACCTATTTCATGGACGTCTCGGGCAAGACCTTCGCCGCCAGCAACTGGGACAGCGACTATTCCTTCGTCGATCACAATTTCAACTACCGGCCCTACTTCCAGGACGCCATGCAGGGACGTCTCGGCCGCTTCTTCGCCTTGGGCATCAATTCCGGCAAGCGCGGTTATTACTTCGCCTCGCGGGTGTCGGCGCCGGGCGGCGGCGCCCTTGGCGTGGTGGTTGTGAAGGTCAGCCTCGACGAGATCGAGCGCGCGTGGAGCGCCAGCGAGGAAGAGGACGTCATCGTGACGGACCCGCACGGCGTCATCTTCATCTCCAGCCGGCCGGCGTGGCGCTACCGCAGTCTTGCCCCCCTGGGCGAAGAAGCGTTGGCCGCCATCGCGGAAAACCGGCGCTACCGGACGGTCGACCTGCTGCCGCTCGACCTGCGCATCGATGTCCTGAAAGACGGAACGCCGCAGCTCATGACCGTGGCCGGAGAGGACGAGGCGGACGGCGGCATCGAGTACGTGAAAGTTTCCAGGGACATGCCGGAGGCGGGCTGGACCCTGCATGTCCTGGCTTCCACACGGCTTGCCCGTTCCCAAACCGCCACCGCAATGGTGGTGGCGGCGCTGGCCTGCGCCATCACGTTCTTGATCGCCACCCTGATCCTCCAGCGCCGCAGCCGTCTCATCGAACGCATCGAATACCAGCGCCGCGCTTCGGCGGAGCTGGAGCACAGGGTCGAGGAACGCACCGCCGATCTGACCGAGGTCAACGTTCAGCTGGGGCGCGAAATCGCAGAGCGCCAGGCGGCGGAGGCGGAGCTGCGCCAAGCCCAGGACGATCTGATCCAGGCCGGCAAGCTGGCGGCCTTGGGCCAGATGTCGGCGGCGCTCAGCCACGAGTTCAACCAGCCCCTGGCCGCCATCCGCTCCTATGCCGACAACGCCCAACTGCTCATCGAACGCAACCGCGAGGCCGAGGCCTGCGGCAATCTGAAGCTCATCAAGGACCTCACCGCCCGCATGGCGGAGATCAGCAAGCATCTCATGACCTTCGCGCGCAAGCCGCGCAGTGAGCTGCGCCCCGTGGTGCTGGCGGAGGTGCTGGACGACACTCTGGACTTCCTTCGCATCCGCCTGGAGCGCGCCGGCGCCGAGGTGACGCTTCGGCAGTCCGACCGCGGCCTGGTGGTGCGCGCGGGGCGGGTGCGCCTGCAATCCGTGATCCTCAATCTCGTCTCCAACGCTCTGGACGCCATGCAGGGGCAGGCGGCGCCGCGGTTGGAAATCACCGTGGAAGAGGCCGGCGAACGTGTGACCATCACTTTGCGCGACCACGGACCCGGCATCCCACCCGATCAGATCGGCCGTATCTTCGATCCCTTCTTCACCACCAAGGAAGTGGGTGAGGGGCTCGGCCTCGGCCTTTCCATCTCCTACAACATCATGCGGGACTTCGACGGCGCCCTGCGCGCCGAGAACCATCCCGGGGGCGGAGCGGTCTTCGTCATCGAATTGCCGCTGCTGCCGGCCGCGGCCCTGAAGGAGTCGGCGTGACCGTGAAGGAAGGCCCAGGCCAGGCGAGGGTCCTCTTCGTCGACGACGAGAAGCCCTTGCGTCATGCGGTGCAGCAGGGACTGGAGCTCTGCGGCCACAAGACGACCTGTTTCGCCGCCGCGCGCCAGGCCGAGGCGCATCTCAGCCGCACTCTCTACGGCGTGCTGGTGACCGACATCAAGATGCCGGATATGGACGGCCTCGCCCTGCTGCGCCGGGCTCTGGAGATCGATCCGGCCTTGCCGGTGGTGCTGGTGACCGGCCACGGGGACGTGCCCCTGGCGGTGGAGGCCATGCGGGCCGGGGCCTACGACTTCATCGAGAAGCCCTTCGACACCTCGCACCTCGCCAGCGTCGTGGCGCGGGCGCTGCAGACCCGCCGGCTGGTGTTGGAGAACCGCGCCCTGCGCCAGGAACTGGAGGAAAGCCGCGCCGGGCTGGAGGCCCGGCTGGTCGGCCGCGGCGCGGCCATGGAGCGGCTGCGCGGCCAGGTGAAGGCCCTGGCCGACACCGACGCCGACGTGCTGGTGGTGGGGGAGACAGGCAGCGGCAAGGAGGTGGTGGCCCGCGCCCTGCACGACTTCGGCACGCGCGGCAAAGGCCCCTTCGTCGCCATCAACTGCGGCGCGGTGCCCGCCGATATCATCGAGAGCGAGCTGTTCGGCCATGTGGCCGGCGCCTTTACCGGCGCCCAGAAGGCGCGCACCGGCAAGCTGGAATTCGCCGACGGCGGCACCGTACTGCTGGACGAGATCGAGTCCATGCCGCTCGACCTGCAAGTGAAGCTGCTGCGCGCCATCGAGACCCGCACCATCGAGCGCCTGGGGTCCAATACTCCGGTGCCGCTCGATATCCGCTTCGTGGCAGCCAGCAAGGCGGATCTGGCCCTTGCCTGCCGCGAAGGACGTTTCCGGGAGGATCTCTACTACCGCCTCAACGTGGTCTCCTTGACCATTCCGCCGCTGCGCGAGCGCCGCGAGGATATACCGCTGCTGTTCCATCATCTGACGCGCGAGGCGCGGGCGCGCTATCGCCGCGAGATCCCGGAACTGGACGGCGCGCTGCTGGCCGCACTGGCCTCCTACGGCTGGCCCGGCAATGTGCGCGAGCTGCGGAACGCCGCCGACCGTTTCGTGCTCGGCCTGGAGGAGGTGGTGCCGGGCCTTTCGGCGGCGTCGGTCGGCCCGGCCGAAGGGCCTTTGTCAGAGCGCCTGGAAGCGGTCGAGAAATCGATCCTGGAAGCCGAACTGCGTCGCCAGAACGGCAGTCTCAAGGCCACTTACGAAGCTCTGGGCCTGTCGCGCAAGACCCTCTACGACAAGCTGCAGCGCCACGGCCTGAAGCGCGAGGACTTTCTGGCGGGCGAGGACGAGTGAGACCTGCGGGACTCGCCCTGGGCGGTGCGGACGCCGCTTATGGTCTGGGTGGGGTTTCCGGCGGTGGCCGGCTAAAGCGCCGCCAGCGCGGCTTGTGTAGATTCCTACACATCGGGGGCCGCCGATGGGTGGCGCGCCACACGCGCGCCGGTTGTGGCCCTTGATCTTCCGGCGGCCTGCTCCAGTTCAAACAATAACTTAACGCCTAGATGCTGGTGTGCCCGGAAACTGGCATGCCCGTTGCTCTTGAAAACCCAGTGTGCGGGCGCGGGGGCAAGCGGCTCCGGCGCCGCGCGCCAAAGAATAACGGGAGGAAATCCAGTGAAGAAGCAACTGATTGTCGCCGCGGCCGCCGTGGCGCTCACCACGACCCTGTCCGCAACCTCAGCCCTCGCAGCCTGCGAAGAGGGCGAGATCGTCATCAAGTTCAGCCATGTCACCAACACCGACAAGCATCCCAAAGGCATCGCCGCCACGCTGCTGGCCCAGCGCGTCAACGAGGAGATGAACGGCAAGGCCTGCATGGAGGTCTTCCCGAACTCGCAGCTCTACAACGACGACCAGGTGCTGGAGGCGATGCTCGCCGGCGACGTGCAACTGGCCGCGCCCTCGCTGTCGAAGTTCGAGAAGTTCACCAAGAAGTTCCGCCTCTTCGATCTGCCGTTCCTGTTCGACGACATCAACGCGGTCGACCGCTTCCAGACCTCGGCGGACGGCGAGAAGCTGAAGGGCTCGATGCGCCGCCGCGGCCTGCAGGGCCTGGCCTTCTGGCACAACGGCATGAAGCAGATTTCGGCCAACAAGCCGCTGCTGACGCCGGCTGACGCCGCCGGACTGAAGTTCCGCGTCCAGCCCTCCGACGTCCTCGTCGCTCAGATGGAGGCACTGGGCGCCAATCCGCAGAAGATGGCCTTCTCCGAGGTCTACGGCGCCCTGCAGACCGGCGTTGTCGACGGCCAGGAGAACACCTGGTCCAACGTCTACGGCCAGAAGTTCTTCGAAGTGCAGGACGGTGTGACCGAATCCAACCACGGCGTCATCGACTACCTGGTCGTGACCTCGACCGAGTGGTGGGACGGCCTGCCGGACGATGTGCGCAGCCAGCTCGCGACCATCCTGGAAGAGGTGACCACCAGCCGCAACGCCGAGTCCGAGGCCGTCAACCAGGACGCCAAGAAGGCGATTATCGAGGCCGGCGGCAAGGTGCGGGCCCTGAATGCGGAGCAGCGCGCTGCCTGGGTCGCCGCCATGAAGCCGGTCTGGGACAAGTTCGCGGACGACATCGGCGCCGACCTGATCGCCGCCGCGCAGGCCGCCAACGCGACGAACTGACGGTTTTCGCCCTCCGGCGAACCCGTGATCACCTGGCGCGGTCCGGAGCTTTCCGGGCCGCGCCGGCACGGTTGCCGGTCGAAATCAAATAGAACATAGTCCGCTTCGCAAAGGGCTTCGCTAAGGGGGAATGCCATGCACGACCAGCCGAAGACGCGGCTCGGGCGCGTGGTCAACGACATGGAGGAGACGCTGATCGCGGTACTCCTCGGCCTGATGACGCTGGTGACCTTCGCCAACGTCGTCGCACGCTATGTTTTCAACAGCAATATTCTCTGGGCGCTGGAGACCACCGTCTTCCTCTTCGCCTGGCTGGTGCTGATCGGTGCGTCCTACTGCGTGAAGACCCGCGTTCACCTGGGTGTCGACGTGGTGTTGCACATGGTCGGCCCCGGCGCGCGCCGCGTTCTGGCGCTGCTCGCCGTGGGCTGCAGCCTTGCCTTTTCGCTCCTGCTGCTGGCCGGCGCCTGGAACTATTGGGCCCCCTTCGCCGCACTGCCGGAGCTGGACGGCTCCTTCCGCGATCAGGCCTGGTACGAGGTCAACGACATTCCCATGCTGGATTTCCTGCGTTTCATCGAGGGGCCGATGAACGCCGGCGAGGCTTACGAAAAGCTGCCGCGCTTCATTCCCTACGCGGCGCTGCCCATCGGACTTTTCCTGCTGACCTTCCGCTTTCTGCAGATCGCCTGGCGGGTCGTTGCCGGGGAAATCGACGTCATCGTCGCCGGCCACGAGGCCGAGGACCTGATCGAGGGCGCCGGCGGCAGGCTGGAGGATATTCCGGCAGATTCCGGACCGGCAGATTCCGGACCGGCGGGCTCGGGACCGGCGGGCTCGGGACCGGCGAACTCCAATAACGTGAAGCGGGAGGACTGAGGCCGTGGATGTCGTTTTCCTCTTCGCTATGGTGATCGGCCTGCTGCTGATCGGCGTGCCCATCGCCATCGCTCTCGGCCTCAGCTCGGTCGTCTTCCTGCTGGTCTACTCCGACAGCTCGTTGGGCTCCATCGCCCAGACTTTCTTCAACGCCTTCGCCGGGCACTTCACGCTGCTGGCCATTCCCTTTTTCATCCTGGCGTCGGTTTTCATGTCGACCGGCGGCGTGGCGCGCCGCATCATCCGCTTTTCCATCGCCTGCGTCGGCCACTTCCAGGGGGGACTCGCCATCGCCGGCGTTTTCGCCTGCATGATGTTCGCCGCGCTCTCCGGCTCCTCGCCGGCCACCGTGGTCGCCATCGGCACCATCGTCATCGCCGGTATGCGCCAGGTCGGCTACAGCAAGGACTTCGCCGCCGGCGTGATCTGCAATGCCGGCACCCTGGGCATCCTGATCCCGCCCTCCATCGTTATGGTGGTCTATGCCTCCGCCGTGGACGTCTCGGTGGGGCGCATGTTCCTGGCCGGCGTCATTCCCGGACTGCTGGCCGGCCTGATGCTGATGGTCGGCATCTATATCGCCGCCAAGATCCGCCATCTGCCGGCGCAGGACTGGGCCGGCTGGGGCGAGATCTTCGCCTCGGCGAAGGACTCGGCCTGGGGCCTGTTCCTCATCGTCATCATCCTCGGCGGCATCTACGGGGGCGTCTTCACGCCCACCGAGGCCGCCGCCGTGGCCGCGGTCTACGCCTTCGTCATCGCCAACTTCGTCTACAAGGACATGGGGCCGCTGAAGGGCGAAGGCGACCAGCGCCACTCGCTGCTGAAGCGGCCGCAGGCGCTGGTCACCGTATTCTTCCATCCGGACACCAAGCACGCCCTCTTCGAGGCGGGCAAGACCACCATCATGCTGCTCTTCATCATCGCCAACGCGCTGATCCTGAAGCACGTCCTGACCGACGAACAGATTCCTCAGGCCATCGCCGGGGCCATGCTGGAAGCCGGCTTCGGGCCGGTCATGTTCCTGGTCATCGTCAACTTGATCCTGCTGATCGGCGGTCAGTTCATGGAGCCCTCGGGCCTCATCGTCATCGTCGCGCCGCTGGTCTTCCCCATCGCCATCGAGCTGGGGATCGATCCAATTCACCTGGGCATCATCATGGTGGTGAACATGGAGATCGGCATGATCACGCCGCCGGTGGGCCTCAACCTCTTCGTCACCTCGGGGGTGGCGGGCATGCCGGTGCTGGATGTGGTGAAGGCGGCGCTGCCTTGGCTGGGGATCCTCTTCCTCTTCCTGATCATCGTCACCTACGTGCCTTGGATCTCGACCGTGCTGCCCACGGCGCTGATGGGGCCGGAGGTGATCATCAAGTAGGGGGCGGCGGTTCCGGGCCGGCCTCTGACGGCGGTCGTTTGTCCCGTGACGGCGTTTCTTGTCGCTGCCGGTCCCACCAG encodes the following:
- a CDS encoding Ldh family oxidoreductase, whose product is MAEITVSFNEALAAAVAALKAAGASPAHAAATGRALVTAEAEGNRGVGLKHLFAYRDALAAGRARGEAESVVEEVTEVVTRVDAAEGLPHLGFELALPRLSEGAERLGLALLTLSNGYPCGALGYFARKLAEEHGFAALVAANAGPAVMAASGGKTPVFCTNPIAFAVPRGTEDAPALVIDQSSSSSSLAKLREYAEAGREIPEGWGLDPAGHPTTDARAALAGSLLPFGGARGANIALMVEMLAAGLTGANWSKDAPAFNKGAKSPGAGLFVLAVSPVSGFHARLHDWFEAVQADEGVHLPGLAKGEALHHARHRGFAVDAELWTRVKALA
- a CDS encoding peroxidase family protein; amino-acid sequence: MAGSEKQTSLKDRLLGAALKAVTAVPPLHRLLNKRLINTYAYATGPRPRPFSMAASYTTWRGLTDRRFSGRHLPAAAAYNAALPPQDEVLKLFAKTSDLRARDTSLLFPFFAQWFTDSFLRTKWKKPDEQDFSENESNHEIDLCQIYGITEAQTAMLRSFEGGRLKSQTIDGEIFPAPLFEERDGQVQLRPEFEKLYSEDNFNRVFANADDAHKKTSFAVGLEHGNSTLGNTLMNTLFLREHNRIAGELQKAHPDWDDERLFQTTRNICIVLLLKIVIGDYIVHIAPADFPLMAVPGMAEKERWYRTNWIAVEFALLYRWHDLIPSTVSFNGETRDSSALRHGNAWLLETGIDRVCREASHQLAGKIALGNTPDFLMKVKESSLAMARRCELAPYNAYRGYYGKKPAQSFEELTRDPALAAKLKDAYGDIDKLEWFVGIFAEGYDDKEMMGDLLKTMVANDAFTQALTNPLLAEAVYNAETFSPEGLTIIENTGSLADIVQRNTGIGDTAEVGFQIR
- a CDS encoding cell cycle transcriptional regulator TrcR; the encoded protein is MSLPLMPKATAVWLIDNTGLTFEQVADFCGLHALEVQGIADGEVAVGIQGMDPIASGELTRAEIERCEKDASARLAMAKSNLPQPSKRTKGPRYTPVAKRQDKPDGIAWLVRHHPELKDSQIARLIGTTKTTIQAVRDRSHWNSPNIRPRDPVLLGLCSQGDLNTAVEKARKAAEKAGITLPKPEYEQEEAAAPEPAGDPDNPFSLENFGLPKSGND
- a CDS encoding NAD(P)H-quinone oxidoreductase encodes the protein MSQSLPATMKVIEISEAGAPEVLKPAERPVPQPGEGEVLIKVAAAGVNRPDCLQRQGSYPPPPGASDIPGLEIAGEVVALGAGVSAPKLGEQVCALVTGGGYAEYCLAPAPQCLPVPKGYSLAQAAALPETFFTVWVNVFERSALKPGESFLVHGGTSGIGTTAIQLAKAFGCTVFATAGSAEKVKACEDLGADRAINYREEDFVEVVKAATDGKGVDVILDMVGGSYIPRDIKAMATDGRLSFIAFLDGPKAEVNFAAVMMKRLTITGSTLRARPVAVKAALAEALKAKVWPLLEAGKIAPVMAASFPLAEAAKAHELMESSSHIGKIVLTLD
- a CDS encoding DUF1192 family protein — translated: MDVDDLEPRKQRPKPKDLESLGVEELEEYLAELEAEAQRVRDKIAAKKSYLSGADSLFKS
- a CDS encoding ATP-binding protein; protein product: MRTPSSRVEAGGGQRAGRLRTAVQIGLALAVCVVVVLLTRTWAEDLFLEQTRDRASAKLDLYASNLSGALAKYQTIPRLLALHQDVVELFRSPDDPATRQRANLMTETVNLLTGAEDTYFMDVSGKTFAASNWDSDYSFVDHNFNYRPYFQDAMQGRLGRFFALGINSGKRGYYFASRVSAPGGGALGVVVVKVSLDEIERAWSASEEEDVIVTDPHGVIFISSRPAWRYRSLAPLGEEALAAIAENRRYRTVDLLPLDLRIDVLKDGTPQLMTVAGEDEADGGIEYVKVSRDMPEAGWTLHVLASTRLARSQTATAMVVAALACAITFLIATLILQRRSRLIERIEYQRRASAELEHRVEERTADLTEVNVQLGREIAERQAAEAELRQAQDDLIQAGKLAALGQMSAALSHEFNQPLAAIRSYADNAQLLIERNREAEACGNLKLIKDLTARMAEISKHLMTFARKPRSELRPVVLAEVLDDTLDFLRIRLERAGAEVTLRQSDRGLVVRAGRVRLQSVILNLVSNALDAMQGQAAPRLEITVEEAGERVTITLRDHGPGIPPDQIGRIFDPFFTTKEVGEGLGLGLSISYNIMRDFDGALRAENHPGGGAVFVIELPLLPAAALKESA
- a CDS encoding sigma-54 dependent transcriptional regulator encodes the protein MKEGPGQARVLFVDDEKPLRHAVQQGLELCGHKTTCFAAARQAEAHLSRTLYGVLVTDIKMPDMDGLALLRRALEIDPALPVVLVTGHGDVPLAVEAMRAGAYDFIEKPFDTSHLASVVARALQTRRLVLENRALRQELEESRAGLEARLVGRGAAMERLRGQVKALADTDADVLVVGETGSGKEVVARALHDFGTRGKGPFVAINCGAVPADIIESELFGHVAGAFTGAQKARTGKLEFADGGTVLLDEIESMPLDLQVKLLRAIETRTIERLGSNTPVPLDIRFVAASKADLALACREGRFREDLYYRLNVVSLTIPPLRERREDIPLLFHHLTREARARYRREIPELDGALLAALASYGWPGNVRELRNAADRFVLGLEEVVPGLSAASVGPAEGPLSERLEAVEKSILEAELRRQNGSLKATYEALGLSRKTLYDKLQRHGLKREDFLAGEDE
- a CDS encoding TRAP transporter substrate-binding protein, which translates into the protein MKKQLIVAAAAVALTTTLSATSALAACEEGEIVIKFSHVTNTDKHPKGIAATLLAQRVNEEMNGKACMEVFPNSQLYNDDQVLEAMLAGDVQLAAPSLSKFEKFTKKFRLFDLPFLFDDINAVDRFQTSADGEKLKGSMRRRGLQGLAFWHNGMKQISANKPLLTPADAAGLKFRVQPSDVLVAQMEALGANPQKMAFSEVYGALQTGVVDGQENTWSNVYGQKFFEVQDGVTESNHGVIDYLVVTSTEWWDGLPDDVRSQLATILEEVTTSRNAESEAVNQDAKKAIIEAGGKVRALNAEQRAAWVAAMKPVWDKFADDIGADLIAAAQAANATN
- a CDS encoding TRAP transporter small permease; the encoded protein is MHDQPKTRLGRVVNDMEETLIAVLLGLMTLVTFANVVARYVFNSNILWALETTVFLFAWLVLIGASYCVKTRVHLGVDVVLHMVGPGARRVLALLAVGCSLAFSLLLLAGAWNYWAPFAALPELDGSFRDQAWYEVNDIPMLDFLRFIEGPMNAGEAYEKLPRFIPYAALPIGLFLLTFRFLQIAWRVVAGEIDVIVAGHEAEDLIEGAGGRLEDIPADSGPADSGPAGSGPAGSGPANSNNVKRED
- a CDS encoding TRAP transporter large permease gives rise to the protein MDVVFLFAMVIGLLLIGVPIAIALGLSSVVFLLVYSDSSLGSIAQTFFNAFAGHFTLLAIPFFILASVFMSTGGVARRIIRFSIACVGHFQGGLAIAGVFACMMFAALSGSSPATVVAIGTIVIAGMRQVGYSKDFAAGVICNAGTLGILIPPSIVMVVYASAVDVSVGRMFLAGVIPGLLAGLMLMVGIYIAAKIRHLPAQDWAGWGEIFASAKDSAWGLFLIVIILGGIYGGVFTPTEAAAVAAVYAFVIANFVYKDMGPLKGEGDQRHSLLKRPQALVTVFFHPDTKHALFEAGKTTIMLLFIIANALILKHVLTDEQIPQAIAGAMLEAGFGPVMFLVIVNLILLIGGQFMEPSGLIVIVAPLVFPIAIELGIDPIHLGIIMVVNMEIGMITPPVGLNLFVTSGVAGMPVLDVVKAALPWLGILFLFLIIVTYVPWISTVLPTALMGPEVIIK